A DNA window from Arachis hypogaea cultivar Tifrunner chromosome 18, arahy.Tifrunner.gnm2.J5K5, whole genome shotgun sequence contains the following coding sequences:
- the LOC112771064 gene encoding uncharacterized protein isoform X4, which translates to MAQTQTLALVEEIESLVSDKLQVVSYKWLSRNYMISSNEAKRLLQEFVEKHDGGLEVVYALSGWLKGSHPSYHIRLVTGPKLAEAQQEFDGNCSIQVYSVQASIPKDPAVLWNAEFIQAEELFKQPWSVDNCLRDNRFCGISSSFVQRNVDGMPVVAATPLTKASVGIGQTKMNVLQPQKNIAHDTIPRADLKSEDVVKDVKSESNGTGSTGVHDQVNKPSEDKEKVVPAGKKKAQSDKSGSSTGGSLASFWGRASAKPKPSSLPVESSNAVSNHSATEDAQASAREADGSGDDDNQDVTVRRSSNRKRRVVFDFSDEDEDVVSLSSPELPKKQSSQDSKQKDNKSSEKATLNSDTKRENKPMAKEEKSSDEKANQPFQEELSVINKCTNNGKSSSEKPQSCAPDISVNKDSTKNAAPGSPKRRKVMKTRIDERGREVTEVVWEGEETEAKKADKVATKKSENNVSTNSVNSGPATKKTPAVVNTTGKGSKKTVNKDPKQGNILSFFKRV; encoded by the exons ATGGCGCAAACCCAAACCCTAGCTTTGGTCGAAGAGATCGAATCCCTCGTCTCCGATAAACTTCAAGTG GTTTCATATAAGTGGCTCAGTCGCAATTACATGATATCTTCCAATGAGGCAAAGAG gttGCTTCAGGAGTTTGTTGAAAAGCATGATGGTGGATTGGAGGTTGTTTATGCTTTGTCTGGCTGGTTAAAGGGCAGCCACCCAAGTTACCACATAAGGCTTGTTACTGGCCCAAAGCTAGCAG AAGCACAGCAAGAATTTGATGGCAATTGCTCAATTCAGGTATACAGTGTGCAAGCTAGCATCCCAAAGGACCCGGCTGTGCTTTGGAATGCAGAATTTATTCAAGCGGAGGAGCTCTTCAAGCAGCCATGGTCAGTTGACAATTGCTTGAGAGATAACAG GTTCTGTGGCATATCTAGTTCTTTTGTTCAACGAAATGTAGATGGCATGCCAGTGGTTGCTGCAACTCCACTGACAAAAGCTTCAGTAGGCATAGGACAAACAAAGATGAATGTTCTGCAACCTCAAAAAAATATAGCACACGATACAATTCCCAGAGCTGATCTCAAGTCAGAGGATGTGGTGAAAGATGTAAAGAGTGAAAGCAATGGTACAGGGAGTACAGGAGTTCATGATCAGGTTAACAAACCCAGTGAAGACAAAGAAAAGGTAGTGCCTGCAGGAAAAAAGAAAGCACAATCTGATAAAAGTGGTTCTTCTACTGGTGGTTCATTGGCAAGCTTTTGGGGTCGTGCATCTGCAAAACCCAAGCCTAGCTCCCTGCCAGTAGAAAGTAGTAACGCAGTTTCGAATCATAGTG CTACTGAAGATGCCCAAGCTAGCGCTCGTGAAGCAGATGGCAGTGGTGATGATGATAATCAAGATGTCACAGTAAGGCGATCATCCAATAGGAAAAGGAGGGTTGTCTTTGACTTCtcggatgaagatgaagatgttgTCAGTTTATCATCACCAGAATTGCCAAAGAAGCAATCATCTCAAGATTCTAAACAAAAGGATAACAAGTCATCGGAGAAAGCCACCTTAAATTCTGAtacaaagagagaaaataaaccaATGGCTAAGGAAGAAAAATCATCTGATGAAAAAGCCAACCAACCTTTCCAGGAAGAGTTATCGGTTATCAACAAATGCACAAATAATGGTAAATCATCTAGTGAGAAGCCACAGAGTTGTGCTCCTGATATTTCTGTTAATAAAGATAGTACAAAGAATGCTGCACCTGGTTCACCGAAGAGGAGAAAAGTGATGAAGACCAGAATTGATGAACGAGGGAGAGAAG TAACTGAAGTAGTCTGGGAAGGGGAGGAAACAGAAGCGAAGAAAGCTGATAAGGTTGCAACAAAGAAATCTGAGAATAATGTATCTACCAATTCTGTCAACAG TGGCCCGGCAACTAAGAAGACTCCAGCTGTGGTGAATACCACTggaaaaggaagcaagaaaacgGTAAACAAGGATCCCAAACAGGGCAATATACTTTCATTCTTCAAGAGAGTTTGA
- the LOC112771064 gene encoding uncharacterized protein isoform X3, translating into MAQTQTLALVEEIESLVSDKLQVVSYKWLSRNYMISSNEAKRLLQEFVEKHDGGLEVVYALSGWLKGSHPSYHIRLVTGPKLAEAQQEFDGNCSIQVYSVQASIPKDPAVLWNAEFIQAEELFKQPWSVDNCLRDNRFCGISSSFVQRNVDGMPVVAATPLTKASVGIGQTKMNVLQPQKNIAHDTIPRADLKSEDVVKDVKSESNGTGSTGVHDQVNKPSEDKEKVVPAGKKKAQSDKSGSSTGGSLASFWGRASAKPKPSSLPVESSNAVSNHSVATEDAQASAREADGSGDDDNQDVTVRRSSNRKRRVVFDFSDEDEDVVSLSSPELPKKQSSQDSKQKDNKSSEKATLNSDTKRENKPMAKEEKSSDEKANQPFQEELSVINKCTNNGKSSSEKPQSCAPDISVNKDSTKNAAPGSPKRRKVMKTRIDERGREVTEVVWEGEETEAKKADKVATKKSENNVSTNSVNSGPATKKTPAVVNTTGKGSKKTVNKDPKQGNILSFFKRV; encoded by the exons ATGGCGCAAACCCAAACCCTAGCTTTGGTCGAAGAGATCGAATCCCTCGTCTCCGATAAACTTCAAGTG GTTTCATATAAGTGGCTCAGTCGCAATTACATGATATCTTCCAATGAGGCAAAGAG gttGCTTCAGGAGTTTGTTGAAAAGCATGATGGTGGATTGGAGGTTGTTTATGCTTTGTCTGGCTGGTTAAAGGGCAGCCACCCAAGTTACCACATAAGGCTTGTTACTGGCCCAAAGCTAGCAG AAGCACAGCAAGAATTTGATGGCAATTGCTCAATTCAGGTATACAGTGTGCAAGCTAGCATCCCAAAGGACCCGGCTGTGCTTTGGAATGCAGAATTTATTCAAGCGGAGGAGCTCTTCAAGCAGCCATGGTCAGTTGACAATTGCTTGAGAGATAACAG GTTCTGTGGCATATCTAGTTCTTTTGTTCAACGAAATGTAGATGGCATGCCAGTGGTTGCTGCAACTCCACTGACAAAAGCTTCAGTAGGCATAGGACAAACAAAGATGAATGTTCTGCAACCTCAAAAAAATATAGCACACGATACAATTCCCAGAGCTGATCTCAAGTCAGAGGATGTGGTGAAAGATGTAAAGAGTGAAAGCAATGGTACAGGGAGTACAGGAGTTCATGATCAGGTTAACAAACCCAGTGAAGACAAAGAAAAGGTAGTGCCTGCAGGAAAAAAGAAAGCACAATCTGATAAAAGTGGTTCTTCTACTGGTGGTTCATTGGCAAGCTTTTGGGGTCGTGCATCTGCAAAACCCAAGCCTAGCTCCCTGCCAGTAGAAAGTAGTAACGCAGTTTCGAATCATAGTG TAGCTACTGAAGATGCCCAAGCTAGCGCTCGTGAAGCAGATGGCAGTGGTGATGATGATAATCAAGATGTCACAGTAAGGCGATCATCCAATAGGAAAAGGAGGGTTGTCTTTGACTTCtcggatgaagatgaagatgttgTCAGTTTATCATCACCAGAATTGCCAAAGAAGCAATCATCTCAAGATTCTAAACAAAAGGATAACAAGTCATCGGAGAAAGCCACCTTAAATTCTGAtacaaagagagaaaataaaccaATGGCTAAGGAAGAAAAATCATCTGATGAAAAAGCCAACCAACCTTTCCAGGAAGAGTTATCGGTTATCAACAAATGCACAAATAATGGTAAATCATCTAGTGAGAAGCCACAGAGTTGTGCTCCTGATATTTCTGTTAATAAAGATAGTACAAAGAATGCTGCACCTGGTTCACCGAAGAGGAGAAAAGTGATGAAGACCAGAATTGATGAACGAGGGAGAGAAG TAACTGAAGTAGTCTGGGAAGGGGAGGAAACAGAAGCGAAGAAAGCTGATAAGGTTGCAACAAAGAAATCTGAGAATAATGTATCTACCAATTCTGTCAACAG TGGCCCGGCAACTAAGAAGACTCCAGCTGTGGTGAATACCACTggaaaaggaagcaagaaaacgGTAAACAAGGATCCCAAACAGGGCAATATACTTTCATTCTTCAAGAGAGTTTGA
- the LOC112771064 gene encoding uncharacterized protein isoform X2: MAQTQTLALVEEIESLVSDKLQVVSYKWLSRNYMISSNEAKRLLQEFVEKHDGGLEVVYALSGWLKGSHPSYHIRLVTGPKLAEAQQEFDGNCSIQVYSVQASIPKDPAVLWNAEFIQAEELFKQPWSVDNCLRDNRFCGISSSFVQRNVDGMPVVAATPLTKASVGIGQTKMNVLQPQKNIAHDTIPRADLKSEDVVKDVKSESNGTGSTGVHDQVNKPSEDKEKVVPAGKKKAQSDKSGSSTGGSLASFWGRASAKPKPSSLPVESSNAVSNHSATEDAQASAREADGSGDDDNQDVTVRRSSNRKRRVVFDFSDEDEDVVSLSSPELPKKQSSQDSKQKDNKSSEKATLNSDTKRENKPMAKEEKSSDEKANQPFQEELSVINKCTNNGKSSSEKPQSCAPDISVNKDSTKNAAPGSPKRRKVMKTRIDERGREVTEVVWEGEETEAKKADKVATKKSENNVSTNSVNSSSGPATKKTPAVVNTTGKGSKKTVNKDPKQGNILSFFKRV, encoded by the exons ATGGCGCAAACCCAAACCCTAGCTTTGGTCGAAGAGATCGAATCCCTCGTCTCCGATAAACTTCAAGTG GTTTCATATAAGTGGCTCAGTCGCAATTACATGATATCTTCCAATGAGGCAAAGAG gttGCTTCAGGAGTTTGTTGAAAAGCATGATGGTGGATTGGAGGTTGTTTATGCTTTGTCTGGCTGGTTAAAGGGCAGCCACCCAAGTTACCACATAAGGCTTGTTACTGGCCCAAAGCTAGCAG AAGCACAGCAAGAATTTGATGGCAATTGCTCAATTCAGGTATACAGTGTGCAAGCTAGCATCCCAAAGGACCCGGCTGTGCTTTGGAATGCAGAATTTATTCAAGCGGAGGAGCTCTTCAAGCAGCCATGGTCAGTTGACAATTGCTTGAGAGATAACAG GTTCTGTGGCATATCTAGTTCTTTTGTTCAACGAAATGTAGATGGCATGCCAGTGGTTGCTGCAACTCCACTGACAAAAGCTTCAGTAGGCATAGGACAAACAAAGATGAATGTTCTGCAACCTCAAAAAAATATAGCACACGATACAATTCCCAGAGCTGATCTCAAGTCAGAGGATGTGGTGAAAGATGTAAAGAGTGAAAGCAATGGTACAGGGAGTACAGGAGTTCATGATCAGGTTAACAAACCCAGTGAAGACAAAGAAAAGGTAGTGCCTGCAGGAAAAAAGAAAGCACAATCTGATAAAAGTGGTTCTTCTACTGGTGGTTCATTGGCAAGCTTTTGGGGTCGTGCATCTGCAAAACCCAAGCCTAGCTCCCTGCCAGTAGAAAGTAGTAACGCAGTTTCGAATCATAGTG CTACTGAAGATGCCCAAGCTAGCGCTCGTGAAGCAGATGGCAGTGGTGATGATGATAATCAAGATGTCACAGTAAGGCGATCATCCAATAGGAAAAGGAGGGTTGTCTTTGACTTCtcggatgaagatgaagatgttgTCAGTTTATCATCACCAGAATTGCCAAAGAAGCAATCATCTCAAGATTCTAAACAAAAGGATAACAAGTCATCGGAGAAAGCCACCTTAAATTCTGAtacaaagagagaaaataaaccaATGGCTAAGGAAGAAAAATCATCTGATGAAAAAGCCAACCAACCTTTCCAGGAAGAGTTATCGGTTATCAACAAATGCACAAATAATGGTAAATCATCTAGTGAGAAGCCACAGAGTTGTGCTCCTGATATTTCTGTTAATAAAGATAGTACAAAGAATGCTGCACCTGGTTCACCGAAGAGGAGAAAAGTGATGAAGACCAGAATTGATGAACGAGGGAGAGAAG TAACTGAAGTAGTCTGGGAAGGGGAGGAAACAGAAGCGAAGAAAGCTGATAAGGTTGCAACAAAGAAATCTGAGAATAATGTATCTACCAATTCTGTCAACAG TTCCAGTGGCCCGGCAACTAAGAAGACTCCAGCTGTGGTGAATACCACTggaaaaggaagcaagaaaacgGTAAACAAGGATCCCAAACAGGGCAATATACTTTCATTCTTCAAGAGAGTTTGA
- the LOC112771064 gene encoding uncharacterized protein isoform X1 yields the protein MAQTQTLALVEEIESLVSDKLQVVSYKWLSRNYMISSNEAKRLLQEFVEKHDGGLEVVYALSGWLKGSHPSYHIRLVTGPKLAEAQQEFDGNCSIQVYSVQASIPKDPAVLWNAEFIQAEELFKQPWSVDNCLRDNRFCGISSSFVQRNVDGMPVVAATPLTKASVGIGQTKMNVLQPQKNIAHDTIPRADLKSEDVVKDVKSESNGTGSTGVHDQVNKPSEDKEKVVPAGKKKAQSDKSGSSTGGSLASFWGRASAKPKPSSLPVESSNAVSNHSVATEDAQASAREADGSGDDDNQDVTVRRSSNRKRRVVFDFSDEDEDVVSLSSPELPKKQSSQDSKQKDNKSSEKATLNSDTKRENKPMAKEEKSSDEKANQPFQEELSVINKCTNNGKSSSEKPQSCAPDISVNKDSTKNAAPGSPKRRKVMKTRIDERGREVTEVVWEGEETEAKKADKVATKKSENNVSTNSVNSSSGPATKKTPAVVNTTGKGSKKTVNKDPKQGNILSFFKRV from the exons ATGGCGCAAACCCAAACCCTAGCTTTGGTCGAAGAGATCGAATCCCTCGTCTCCGATAAACTTCAAGTG GTTTCATATAAGTGGCTCAGTCGCAATTACATGATATCTTCCAATGAGGCAAAGAG gttGCTTCAGGAGTTTGTTGAAAAGCATGATGGTGGATTGGAGGTTGTTTATGCTTTGTCTGGCTGGTTAAAGGGCAGCCACCCAAGTTACCACATAAGGCTTGTTACTGGCCCAAAGCTAGCAG AAGCACAGCAAGAATTTGATGGCAATTGCTCAATTCAGGTATACAGTGTGCAAGCTAGCATCCCAAAGGACCCGGCTGTGCTTTGGAATGCAGAATTTATTCAAGCGGAGGAGCTCTTCAAGCAGCCATGGTCAGTTGACAATTGCTTGAGAGATAACAG GTTCTGTGGCATATCTAGTTCTTTTGTTCAACGAAATGTAGATGGCATGCCAGTGGTTGCTGCAACTCCACTGACAAAAGCTTCAGTAGGCATAGGACAAACAAAGATGAATGTTCTGCAACCTCAAAAAAATATAGCACACGATACAATTCCCAGAGCTGATCTCAAGTCAGAGGATGTGGTGAAAGATGTAAAGAGTGAAAGCAATGGTACAGGGAGTACAGGAGTTCATGATCAGGTTAACAAACCCAGTGAAGACAAAGAAAAGGTAGTGCCTGCAGGAAAAAAGAAAGCACAATCTGATAAAAGTGGTTCTTCTACTGGTGGTTCATTGGCAAGCTTTTGGGGTCGTGCATCTGCAAAACCCAAGCCTAGCTCCCTGCCAGTAGAAAGTAGTAACGCAGTTTCGAATCATAGTG TAGCTACTGAAGATGCCCAAGCTAGCGCTCGTGAAGCAGATGGCAGTGGTGATGATGATAATCAAGATGTCACAGTAAGGCGATCATCCAATAGGAAAAGGAGGGTTGTCTTTGACTTCtcggatgaagatgaagatgttgTCAGTTTATCATCACCAGAATTGCCAAAGAAGCAATCATCTCAAGATTCTAAACAAAAGGATAACAAGTCATCGGAGAAAGCCACCTTAAATTCTGAtacaaagagagaaaataaaccaATGGCTAAGGAAGAAAAATCATCTGATGAAAAAGCCAACCAACCTTTCCAGGAAGAGTTATCGGTTATCAACAAATGCACAAATAATGGTAAATCATCTAGTGAGAAGCCACAGAGTTGTGCTCCTGATATTTCTGTTAATAAAGATAGTACAAAGAATGCTGCACCTGGTTCACCGAAGAGGAGAAAAGTGATGAAGACCAGAATTGATGAACGAGGGAGAGAAG TAACTGAAGTAGTCTGGGAAGGGGAGGAAACAGAAGCGAAGAAAGCTGATAAGGTTGCAACAAAGAAATCTGAGAATAATGTATCTACCAATTCTGTCAACAG TTCCAGTGGCCCGGCAACTAAGAAGACTCCAGCTGTGGTGAATACCACTggaaaaggaagcaagaaaacgGTAAACAAGGATCCCAAACAGGGCAATATACTTTCATTCTTCAAGAGAGTTTGA
- the LOC112771592 gene encoding gamma-glutamyl hydrolase 2 isoform X1: MAIPTWSRRILFLALFFFFVFFNSILYSHSSNNNIIILQPTHRHHHTSSSSCPAPNPNLYYQPVIGIVTHPGDGASGRLSNSSAVSNIPASYVKFVEAGGARVIPLVYNESPQKLLKKLDLVNGVLFTGGWAKDGQYFETVRRIFKKVLERNDGGEHFPLYAICLGFELITMIVSGISNSQHTMIFGKLGPCFNLDNNILEEFSASDQASALHFVENADIEGSLFQSFPPDLLKKLSTDCIVMQNHHFGISPEKLLNNKKLSSFFDVLTTCKDEDDKVYVSTMQSRNYPVTAFQWHPEKNAFEWGSANIPHTEDAIRVTHSTASFLVSEARKSSKRPDAQEVRDNLIYNYSPTYVGKAGKGYDEVYLFR, translated from the exons ATGGCAATTCCCACCTGGTCTCGCCGGATTCTCTTCCtcgctctcttcttcttcttcgtctttttCAACTCCATTCTCTACTCTCACTCTTCCAACAACAACATCATCATTCTTCAACCAACTCACCGACACCAccacacttcttcttcttcttgtccaGCTCCTAACCCCAACCTCTACTACCAACCTGTCATCGGAATCGTCACCCACCCCGGTGACGGTGCTTCCGGCCGCCTCTCCAACTCCTCCGCCGTCTCCAACATCCCCGCATCCTACGTCAAATTCGTCGAAGCTGGTGGAGCCAGAGTTATTCCCCTTGTCTACAACGAGTCTCCCCAAAAACTTCTCAAG AAGCTGGATTTGGTAAACGGGGTGCTCTTCACAGGTGGATGGGCCAAGGATGGTCAATACTTTGAAACTGTTAGGAGAATCTTTAAG AAAGTGTTGGAGAGAAATGATGGTGGAGAACATTTCCCATTATATGCCATCTGCTTAGGTTTTGAACTCATAACAATGATTGTAAGCGGG ATTTCAAATTCGCAACACACCATGATATTCGGAAAATTAGGCCCCTGCTTCAACCTG GACAATAATATTCTTGAAGAATTTAGTGCTTCAGATCAGGCAAGTGCTCTTCATTTTGTGGAGAATGCAGATATCGAGGGAAGTTTATTTCAAAG TTTTCCTCCAGACTTGTTGAAGAAGTTGAGTACAGATTGTATTGTTATGCAAAATCATCAC TTTGGTATATCCCCAGAAAAGCTTTTGAACAACAAGAAGTTGTCCAGTTTTTTTGATGTCTTGACAACATGTAAGGATGAAGATGATAAG GTATATGTTTCCACAATGCAATCTCGCAACTATCCTGTCACTGCCTTTCAATGGCATCCAGAG AAAAATGCCTTTGAATGGGGCTCAGCAAATATCCCACACACAGAGGATGCCATTCGGGTAACTCATTCTACAGCAAGCTTCTTGGTCAG TGAAGCTAGGAAATCCTCAAAAAGACCAGATGCTCAAGAAGTGAGAGACAATCTTATTTACAATTACAGTCCTACTTATGTTGGAAAAGCTGG AAAAGGATATGATGAAGTTTATCTCTTCAGATAG
- the LOC112771592 gene encoding gamma-glutamyl hydrolase 2 isoform X2: MAIPTWSRRILFLALFFFFVFFNSILYSHSSNNNIIILQPTHRHHHTSSSSCPAPNPNLYYQPVIGIVTHPGDGASGRLSNSSAVSNIPASYVKFVEAGGARVIPLVYNESPQKLLKKLDLVNGVLFTGGWAKDGQYFETVRRIFKKVLERNDGGEHFPLYAICLGFELITMIVSGDNNILEEFSASDQASALHFVENADIEGSLFQSFPPDLLKKLSTDCIVMQNHHFGISPEKLLNNKKLSSFFDVLTTCKDEDDKVYVSTMQSRNYPVTAFQWHPEKNAFEWGSANIPHTEDAIRVTHSTASFLVSEARKSSKRPDAQEVRDNLIYNYSPTYVGKAGKGYDEVYLFR, from the exons ATGGCAATTCCCACCTGGTCTCGCCGGATTCTCTTCCtcgctctcttcttcttcttcgtctttttCAACTCCATTCTCTACTCTCACTCTTCCAACAACAACATCATCATTCTTCAACCAACTCACCGACACCAccacacttcttcttcttcttgtccaGCTCCTAACCCCAACCTCTACTACCAACCTGTCATCGGAATCGTCACCCACCCCGGTGACGGTGCTTCCGGCCGCCTCTCCAACTCCTCCGCCGTCTCCAACATCCCCGCATCCTACGTCAAATTCGTCGAAGCTGGTGGAGCCAGAGTTATTCCCCTTGTCTACAACGAGTCTCCCCAAAAACTTCTCAAG AAGCTGGATTTGGTAAACGGGGTGCTCTTCACAGGTGGATGGGCCAAGGATGGTCAATACTTTGAAACTGTTAGGAGAATCTTTAAG AAAGTGTTGGAGAGAAATGATGGTGGAGAACATTTCCCATTATATGCCATCTGCTTAGGTTTTGAACTCATAACAATGATTGTAAGCGGG GACAATAATATTCTTGAAGAATTTAGTGCTTCAGATCAGGCAAGTGCTCTTCATTTTGTGGAGAATGCAGATATCGAGGGAAGTTTATTTCAAAG TTTTCCTCCAGACTTGTTGAAGAAGTTGAGTACAGATTGTATTGTTATGCAAAATCATCAC TTTGGTATATCCCCAGAAAAGCTTTTGAACAACAAGAAGTTGTCCAGTTTTTTTGATGTCTTGACAACATGTAAGGATGAAGATGATAAG GTATATGTTTCCACAATGCAATCTCGCAACTATCCTGTCACTGCCTTTCAATGGCATCCAGAG AAAAATGCCTTTGAATGGGGCTCAGCAAATATCCCACACACAGAGGATGCCATTCGGGTAACTCATTCTACAGCAAGCTTCTTGGTCAG TGAAGCTAGGAAATCCTCAAAAAGACCAGATGCTCAAGAAGTGAGAGACAATCTTATTTACAATTACAGTCCTACTTATGTTGGAAAAGCTGG AAAAGGATATGATGAAGTTTATCTCTTCAGATAG